Below is a window of Pseudarthrobacter equi DNA.
TGGTTGAGCCCGTCCACACCACCCCACAGCTTCACCTGTTAGCCAGACAACGTTAGCCAGACGATGACGTCTGCCATGAACCAAGAAAGTCTGCCATGAACACCAAGAAGAAACCGGCCGCCGCAGCCGCCGGACACAGCGCCCGGCCGGGCCGCCCGGAAGACCAGCGGCTCCCGCTGGGAAGCACATTCGCCTACGGCTTCCAGCACGTCCTCACCATGTACGGCGGCATCATCGCACCTCCCCTGATCATCGGCGCCGCGGCCGGCATGTCCTCGCAGGACATCGGCCTGCTCATCGCGGCCTGCCTCTTCGTCGGCGGCCTCGCCACCATCCTCCAGACCATCGGCGTCCCCTTCTTCGGATCCCAGCTCCCCCTGGTCCAGGGCGTATCGTTCGCCGGTGTCTCCACCATGGTGGCGATCGTCCACGGCGGCGGCGGTATCCAGGCCGTCTTCGGTTCGGTCATCGCGGCCTCGCTCATCGGCCTGCTGATCACCCCGCTGTTTTCGAAGATCATCCGCTTCTTCCCGCCCGTGGTGACCGGAACGGTGATCACCACCATCGGCCTGACCCTGATGCCCGTGGCCGCCAACTGGGCCATGGGCGGCAACAACAAAGCGGACAACTACGGCAGCATGGCCAACATCGGCCTCGCCGCCGCCACCATGGGCATCGTCCTGCTCCTGAGCAAGGTGGGCAGCGCGGCCATCTCCCGGCTATCAATCCTCCTGGCCATGGTGCTCGGCACCGGCATTGCCTTCGCGTTCGGGATGGCGGACTTCTCCAAGGTGGGCCAGGGCGAAATCGTCGCCTTCCCCACCCCGTTCGCCTTCGGCCCGCCCACCTTCGAGATCGCGGCCATCATCTCGATGCTGATCGTCATCCTGGTCACCCTGACCGAAACGTCAGCGGACATCATCGCGGTGGGTGAAATCGTGGGCACCAAGGTGGACTCCAAGCGGATCGGCAACGGCCTCCGCGCGGACATGCTCTCCAGCGCCATCTCCCCGCTGTTCAACTCCTTCACGCAGAGTGCGTTCGCCCAGAACGTGGGCCTGGTGGCCATCACGGGCGTGAAAAGCCGCTTCGTGGTCAGCGCCGGCGGCCTGATCCTGGTGGTCCTCGGCCTGCTTCCGGTCCTGGGCCGGGTTGTCGCAGCCGTCCCCACGCCCGTCCTGGGCGGCGCCGGCGTGGTCCTCTTCGGCACCGTGGCCGCCAGCGGCATCCGCACGCTGTCCAAGGTGGAGTACAAGAACAACATGAACCTGATTGTGGTGGCAGCCTCCATCGGGTTCGGCATGATCCCCATTGCCGCACCGTCGTTCTATGACCACTTCCCGTCCTGGTTCAGCACCATCTTCCACTCCGGCATCAGCTCGGCAGCGGTCATGGCCATCCTGCTGAACCTGCTGTTCAACCACCTCAAGGCCGGCAACTCGGACAACCAGTCCGTCTTTGTGGCCGGCACCGAACGCGTGGTGCAGGAACAGGACATCAAGTGCCTGGTGGACGGCGACCGCTTCGAAGACGGCAAACTCCTCGACTGCGACGGCAAGGAAGTCCGCGTCGAATCAGCCCAAAAGGCATCAGAGCATTAGCAAAGACTCAGCCAACGACGGCGGCCCGCACCTTTTCGCCAAAGGTGCGGGCCGCCGTCGTCCGTCCCCACCCGTCCCCTAACCTCGCAAGGCCACATGGGCTCCCCGCCCTCGCAAGCTCGGACCGGGCCCCTCGCCCGCGCGGCTCCACGGCCCGGGAACCCTGCGGGCGTGGGCCCATCAAAAGGTTAGGTGCGGTTCAGCTCGCGGGAGATGGTCTCGGCCGCCTGGCGGAGGACCGGCACGGCTTTGTCCGCGAAGTGCTCGTCCACCCGGGACACCGGCCCGGAGACGGAGATCGCCGTGGGCGTGGGGGCGTTGGGGACGGCCATGGCGAAGCAGCGGACGCCCAGTTCCTGTTCCTCTTCGTCGATGGAGTAGCCACGTTCCCGGATCAGCTTGAGGTCGGCCAGGAGTTCCTCGACGTCGCCGATGCTCTTCACGGTGGGCGTGGGCATTCCTGCGCGGGCCACGATGCCGCGGACGGTTTCGTCGTCCAGCTGGGCCAGGATGGCTTTGCCGACGCCGGTGGCATGGGTATGGGCGCGCCGGCCCACCTCGGTGAACATGCGCATCGAGTGCAGCGAGGGCACCTGGGCGACATAGATGACCATGTCCGAATCCAGCACGGCCATGTTGGAGGTCTCGCCCAGCTGGTCCACCAGGGCCTTCAGCTGGGGACGGGCCACCGCACCAAGCTGCTTGTTGGCGCCTTCGCCGAGCCGGATCAGCCGCGGGCCCAGGGCGTAGCGGCGGTTGGGCAGCTGCCGGATGTAGCCCAGCGACACCAGGGTCCGCAGCAGGCGGTGGATGGTGGGCAGCGGCAGGTCGGTGGAGGAGGACAGCTCGCTCAGCGTGACGTCACCGCCGGCATCCGTGATCAGCTCCAGCAGTTCAAAGACGCGCTCTACCGACTGCACGCCACCGGACGCTTTTTCTGCCATTCCGTTGTCTCCTACGGCTCGGAATCCGACAACTCTTATCCACATCGTGAAAAGAGTGCTTAGAACACCCAACATACAGCAAGCGCGGAGTTGCGGGCACGCGCCGGCACCCACGTCCTCCAGTCGCATTCGGAGGGGTTGTATTTCCGTCTTGTAGATAATAATATCCATAATACGAAAACATTCGTAGAGAACAGGCTTACCGGAACAGGCCGATGCACGGCCCCAACAGGAGGACATTCAATGGCGAACCCCAGCCCCGGAAACTCGATCACCCTGCGCGTCGAAGCGCCGTCCAGCTTCAGCGCCACGAGCGAGCTCGCGGCCGCAGTGGGTGCGGCAGGCGCCGCCATCACCGCCCTGGACGTCAGCGAGTCCCACCACGAGACCCTCGTTGTGGACGTCACCTGCAACACCACCGACGACGAACACGCCGCCCGCGTCAAGGACGCCCTGAACGCGCTCGACGGCGTCACGGTCCAGTACGTCTCGGACCGCACCTTCCTGATGCACCTCGGCGGCAAGCTCGAAGTGGTCCCCAAGGTAGCCCTGCGCAACCGCGACGATCTCTCGCGTGCCTACACCCCCGGCGTCGCCCGCGTCTGCCTGGCCATTGCCGAGGACCCCGCCGCTGCCCGCAACCTGACGGTCAAGCGCAACACCATCGCTGTGCTCACCGACGGTTCCGCCGTCCTGGGCCTGGGAAACATCGGCCCGGCCGCCGCCCTCCCCGTCATGGAAGGCAAGGCAGCCCTGTTCAAGCAGTTCGCCAACGTGGACGCCTGGCCGGTCTGCCTGGACACCCAGGACACCGAAGAAATCATCATGATCGCCAAGGCCATGGCCCCGGTCTACGGCGGCATCAACCTTGAGGACATCGCCGCACCGCGCTGCTTCGAGATCGAGAACCGCCTCCGCGAGGAACTGGGCATTCCGGTGTTCCACGACGACCAGCACGGCACCGCCATCGTCACACTCGCAGCCCTGGTCAACGCGCTGCGCGTGGTGGGCAAGAAGCTGTCCGAGGTCAGGATCGTCGTCTCCGGCGTCGGCGCCGCGGGCTCAGCCATCATCCAGCTGCTCAAGGCCCAGGGCGCGGAACATATCGTCGCCGCCGGCCGTTCGGGTGCCATCCACTCCGGCGAAACCTACAGCGACGAGCACCGCAGCTGGATTGCCGCGAACACCAATGAGGAAGGCTTCGCCGGCACCCTGCACGAGGCCCTCGTCGGCGCGGACGTGTTCATCGGCGTCAGCGCCCCGCACGTCATCGGTGAAGAACAGGTGGCTTCCATGGCCGCGGACGCGATCGTGTTCGCCATGGCCAACCCCACGCCGGAAATCGACCCCGTCATCGCCGCCAAGCACGCGGCAGTGGTGGCCACCGGGCGCAGCGACTTCCCCAACCAGATCAACAACGTGCTGGCCTTTCCCGGCTTCTTCCGGGGCCTGCTGGACGCCGGAGCCTCGGACATCACGCCCGAAATGCTGGTGGCCGCCGCGGAAGCCATCGCCAATCGGGTAGCTGACGATGAGCTCAATGCCAGCTACATTATCCCCAGCGTCTTCGATCCCCATGTGGCCGCCGATGTTGCCTCAGCCGTTGCCGCCGCAGCGCACGCCGCCAACGTGGCAACCGCCGCAGCGTCGGAGCAGGCGGAACCGGAAGCCGCCCTGGCCAACGCCTGATTCACCGCCTGACTTCAGCACAAGTCTTCAGCCTAAGGAAAGGACCAGAAATGGCCATCACTGTCACAGATCCCCTGCCGATCAACCGCGCGGAGGAGATCCTCACCCCCAAGGCGCTGGCGTTCGTGGAGGAACTGCACAACCGGTTCGCCGGCACCCGCAACGAGCTCCTGGCGGCCCGTTCCGCCAAGCGGCAGCGCGTGGCCGATACCGGCAAGCTGGACTTCCTGCCGGAGACGCGGGACGTGCGCGACGGCGATTGGAAGGTCGCGCCCGCGCCTGCGGCCCTGCAGGACCGCCGCGTGGAGATGACAGGACCTGCCTCCCCGGCAAAGATGGCCATCAATGCGCTGAACTCGGGCGCCAAGGTGTGGCTGGCGGACCTTGAGGACGCCAGCACACCCACCTGGGGCAACGTCATCGACGCCATCCTGAACCTCCGCGACGCCGCCCAGGGCACGCTCAGCTTCACCTCGGACGAGGGCAAGGAATACAAGCTCCGCACCGACGCGCCGCTCGCCGTCGTGGTAGCCCGCCCGCGTGGCTGGCACATGCAGGAAAAGCACCTGCTGATCAACGGCGAACCGGCCGTGGGCGCACTGGTGGACTTCGGCCTGCATTTCTTCCACGTCGCCAAGCAGCTGGTGCTGAACGGGCAGGGCCCGTACTACTACCTGCCGAAGATGGAAAGCCACCTCGAGGCCCGGCTGTGGAACGACGTGTTCGTGTTCGCCCAGGACTTCCTCGGACTGCACCAGGGCACCATCCGCGCCACGGTACTGATCGAGACCATCCCGGCCGCGTTCGAGATGGACGAGATCCTCTACGAGCTGCGGGACCACGCCTCGGGCCTGAACGCCGGCCGCTGGGATTACCTCTTCAGCATCATCAAGTACTTCCGTGACGCCGGTGAGGAATTCGTCCTGCCGGACCGTGCCTCCGTGGCCATGACCGCGCCCTTCATGCGTGCCTACACCGAGCTGCTGGTGAAGACCTGCCACCGCCGCGGTGCCTTCGCCATGGGCGGCATGGCCGCCGTCATCCCCAACCGCCGCCACCCGGAGGTCACAGCAGCGGCCTTCGAAAAGGTCCGGGCGGACAAGACCCGCGAAGCCAACGACGGGTTCGACGGCTCCTGGGTTGCGCACCCGGACCTGGTGTCCACCTGCCGTGAGGTATTCGATTCCGTGCTCGGCGACAAGCCGAACCAGGTGGACCGGCAGCGCCCGGAAGTTTCGGTCACTGCGGCCGAACTGCTGGACGTCTCCTCCGCCGAGGGCCAGGTCACTGAGGCCGGGCTGCGCCTGAACCTGTACGTCGCGGTGGCCTACACGGCCGTGTGGCTGTCCGGAAACGGTGCCGTTGCCATCCACAACCTCATGGAGGACGCCGCCACCGCGGAGATCTCCCGCTCGCAGGTCTGGCAGCAGATCCGCAACAAGTCCGTCCTGGCCGACACCGGCAACACCGTCACCAAGGACCTGGTGGAGCGGATCCTGGGCGAGGAAACCGAGCGGCTCCGCACGGAAGTGGGCGACGAAGCGTTCAGCCGGTACTACCAGCCGGCCAGCGACCTGATCGCTGACATCTGCCTCTCGGACGGCTACACGGACTTCCTCACCACCCCCGCCTACGAACTGGTGGGCTGAGGCATGGCCGCAACACCCAAACCCTCACTGTCCGCGGGAGACCTCGCGTCCATCGACGGGCAACTGGCCGCCACCGACCGGCTGCTCGAGCAGAACTACCCCGGCGACGACGGCTCCCGCCAGCCCGTACACACGGTGTACGTACCTGCGGACCGGTTCACGCCGTCGTTCGCTGCCCAGTGGGGCGCCGAGGCCAGGGCCACCGTGGACGCGCACGGCGGCTACGGCAAACTGGGCCGGCTCCTGGGGCAGGAACCCGGCCTGGCCGAGGCCGTCGCCGCGCGCGTCGAAGCCAAGCTCGCCAGCGAACCCATCGAGGACCTGCGCCTGGACTTCGAGGACGGCTTCGGGGACAGGGGCGACGACGCCGAGGACGCCGCCGCGGTTGCCGCGGCTTCCGCGGTGGCCCAGGCCGTCGCGGCCGGGTCCGCGCCCCCGTTCGTCGGCATCCGCTTCAAATGCTTCGAAGCCGCCACCCGGGCCCGCGGCCTGCGCACCCTGGACCTGTTCGTGTCCGGACTCGCCGCTGCCGGCGAGCTGCCCGAGGGGCTGGTCCTGACCCTGCCCAAGGTCACCACCGTGGCCCAGGTCCGGGCCATGGACTACGCAGTGTCCCGACTGGAGGAAGTCCACTCGCTGCCCGCCGGGCGGCTGCGCTTCGAGGTCCAGGTGGAAACACCCCAGCTGATCCTGGGCCCGGACGGCACCTCCCCGGTGGCGCAGCTGCCGCATGCCGTGCCGGGCCGCATCAGCGGGCTGCACTACGGCACCTACGACTACTCCGCCTCACTGCAGATCTCCGCCGAATACCAGTCCATGGAGCACCCCGTGGCCGATTTCGCCAAGGAAGTCATGCAGCTGGCCGTCGCCGGCACCGGCATCCGGCTCTCCGACGGGTCCACCAACATCATTCCGGTGGGCGACAACGTGGAGAACGCCTGGCGGCTGCACGGACGGCTGGTCCGCCGGTCCCTGGAACGCGGCTACTACCAGGGCTGGGACCTGCACCCGGCCCAGCTGCCCAGCCGATTCGCCGCCACTTATGCCTTCTACCGCGAAGGCCTCCCTGCTGCCGCAGCCCGCCTCCGCAACTATGTCGAACGTACCGAAGGCGGCGTCATGGACGAGCCCGCCACCGCCCGTGCCCTGGCCGCCTTCGTCCTCCGCGGCGTCCAGTGCGGCGCAGTCGGTGCCGAGGAAGTCCAGGCGCTGGCCGGCGTCGGGATTCCCCAGCTCACCGCACTGGCGCACCCGCGGCTCGCCACCTCCACCACCTCAGCAAAGGATCTCCTCCATGGGTAAGTACTACTCCCCCACCGGCGGCCTGCCCCCGCAGACGCACCTGACCACCGAACGGGCCATCGTCACCGAGGCCTACACCGTGATCCCCAAGGGCGTCATGACGGACATCGTCACGTCCAACCTGCCCGGCTTCGCGAACACCCGCTCGTGGATCATCGCCCGCCCCATCTCGGGCTTCGCCACCACGTTCTCCCAGCTGATCGTGGAGATCGGCCCCGGCGGCGGCGCACCCAAGGCCGAGTTCGAAGCCGGCGTCGAAGGCGTGGTCTTCGTGACCCGCGGACAGGTCAACCTCACCCTCGACGGCGAACTGCACCAGCTCGAGGAAGGCGGCTACGCGTACCTTGCCGCGGGCGCGG
It encodes the following:
- a CDS encoding IclR family transcriptional regulator, which translates into the protein MAEKASGGVQSVERVFELLELITDAGGDVTLSELSSSTDLPLPTIHRLLRTLVSLGYIRQLPNRRYALGPRLIRLGEGANKQLGAVARPQLKALVDQLGETSNMAVLDSDMVIYVAQVPSLHSMRMFTEVGRRAHTHATGVGKAILAQLDDETVRGIVARAGMPTPTVKSIGDVEELLADLKLIRERGYSIDEEEQELGVRCFAMAVPNAPTPTAISVSGPVSRVDEHFADKAVPVLRQAAETISRELNRT
- a CDS encoding NAD-dependent malic enzyme; the encoded protein is MANPSPGNSITLRVEAPSSFSATSELAAAVGAAGAAITALDVSESHHETLVVDVTCNTTDDEHAARVKDALNALDGVTVQYVSDRTFLMHLGGKLEVVPKVALRNRDDLSRAYTPGVARVCLAIAEDPAAARNLTVKRNTIAVLTDGSAVLGLGNIGPAAALPVMEGKAALFKQFANVDAWPVCLDTQDTEEIIMIAKAMAPVYGGINLEDIAAPRCFEIENRLREELGIPVFHDDQHGTAIVTLAALVNALRVVGKKLSEVRIVVSGVGAAGSAIIQLLKAQGAEHIVAAGRSGAIHSGETYSDEHRSWIAANTNEEGFAGTLHEALVGADVFIGVSAPHVIGEEQVASMAADAIVFAMANPTPEIDPVIAAKHAAVVATGRSDFPNQINNVLAFPGFFRGLLDAGASDITPEMLVAAAEAIANRVADDELNASYIIPSVFDPHVAADVASAVAAAAHAANVATAAASEQAEPEAALANA
- a CDS encoding DUF6986 family protein, coding for MAATPKPSLSAGDLASIDGQLAATDRLLEQNYPGDDGSRQPVHTVYVPADRFTPSFAAQWGAEARATVDAHGGYGKLGRLLGQEPGLAEAVAARVEAKLASEPIEDLRLDFEDGFGDRGDDAEDAAAVAAASAVAQAVAAGSAPPFVGIRFKCFEAATRARGLRTLDLFVSGLAAAGELPEGLVLTLPKVTTVAQVRAMDYAVSRLEEVHSLPAGRLRFEVQVETPQLILGPDGTSPVAQLPHAVPGRISGLHYGTYDYSASLQISAEYQSMEHPVADFAKEVMQLAVAGTGIRLSDGSTNIIPVGDNVENAWRLHGRLVRRSLERGYYQGWDLHPAQLPSRFAATYAFYREGLPAAAARLRNYVERTEGGVMDEPATARALAAFVLRGVQCGAVGAEEVQALAGVGIPQLTALAHPRLATSTTSAKDLLHG
- the aceB gene encoding malate synthase A: MAITVTDPLPINRAEEILTPKALAFVEELHNRFAGTRNELLAARSAKRQRVADTGKLDFLPETRDVRDGDWKVAPAPAALQDRRVEMTGPASPAKMAINALNSGAKVWLADLEDASTPTWGNVIDAILNLRDAAQGTLSFTSDEGKEYKLRTDAPLAVVVARPRGWHMQEKHLLINGEPAVGALVDFGLHFFHVAKQLVLNGQGPYYYLPKMESHLEARLWNDVFVFAQDFLGLHQGTIRATVLIETIPAAFEMDEILYELRDHASGLNAGRWDYLFSIIKYFRDAGEEFVLPDRASVAMTAPFMRAYTELLVKTCHRRGAFAMGGMAAVIPNRRHPEVTAAAFEKVRADKTREANDGFDGSWVAHPDLVSTCREVFDSVLGDKPNQVDRQRPEVSVTAAELLDVSSAEGQVTEAGLRLNLYVAVAYTAVWLSGNGAVAIHNLMEDAATAEISRSQVWQQIRNKSVLADTGNTVTKDLVERILGEETERLRTEVGDEAFSRYYQPASDLIADICLSDGYTDFLTTPAYELVG
- a CDS encoding nucleobase:cation symporter-2 family protein, giving the protein MNTKKKPAAAAAGHSARPGRPEDQRLPLGSTFAYGFQHVLTMYGGIIAPPLIIGAAAGMSSQDIGLLIAACLFVGGLATILQTIGVPFFGSQLPLVQGVSFAGVSTMVAIVHGGGGIQAVFGSVIAASLIGLLITPLFSKIIRFFPPVVTGTVITTIGLTLMPVAANWAMGGNNKADNYGSMANIGLAAATMGIVLLLSKVGSAAISRLSILLAMVLGTGIAFAFGMADFSKVGQGEIVAFPTPFAFGPPTFEIAAIISMLIVILVTLTETSADIIAVGEIVGTKVDSKRIGNGLRADMLSSAISPLFNSFTQSAFAQNVGLVAITGVKSRFVVSAGGLILVVLGLLPVLGRVVAAVPTPVLGGAGVVLFGTVAASGIRTLSKVEYKNNMNLIVVAASIGFGMIPIAAPSFYDHFPSWFSTIFHSGISSAAVMAILLNLLFNHLKAGNSDNQSVFVAGTERVVQEQDIKCLVDGDRFEDGKLLDCDGKEVRVESAQKASEH